In Mercurialis annua linkage group LG5, ddMerAnnu1.2, whole genome shotgun sequence, a single genomic region encodes these proteins:
- the LOC126683123 gene encoding uncharacterized protein LOC126683123 — protein MSAQEDDWVQLAFTDDTLVVQLLSALKQTVSSSSLSPPQQPYKAFSPALKIDWSVRQRRSKQISRKKSDAATRASPTTPLSWSGGTSSVSGGGFEESSCLPATNKTVDTARSKVAVTNETQTTKRSRKKRTLHELKEEESFLLTERISLKNLLDTLRLTVENQRAENESLKRLKVDLLSRQTPHIIRAAVKAEEIHSLTSKQINLSHSMSQLTAACNKLETFSSDATFQKQEDGDSKSGFMLPDLNVAVEDYSGTDILCGIS, from the exons ATGTCTGCTCAAGAAGACGACTGGGTTCAGCTCGCTTTCACCGACGACACTCTCGTCGTTCAGCTCCTCTCCGCCCTTAAACAAACCGTCTCTTCTTCCTCTCTGTCCCCGCCGCAGCAACCGTATAAAGCTTTTTCTCCGGCGTTGAAAATTGACTGGAGCGTTAGACAGCGGCGGTCCAAGCAAATTTCTAGGAAGAAAAGTGACGCGGCTACCCGTGCTAGTCCTACCACGCCGCTTTCTTGGAGCGGCGGCACTTCCTCCGTCAGCGGCGGTGGATTTGAAGAGTCGTCTTGTTTACCTGCTACCAATAAAACTGTTGACACCGCGAGATCTAAG GTTGCTGTTACTAATGAGACGCAAACGACAAAGCGGTCGAGAAAGAAGAGG ACTTTACATGAGCTTAAAGAAGAGGAGAGTTTCCTGTTGACGGAAAGGATTAGTTTGAAAAAT CTACTGGATACCTTGCGTCTCACTGTAGAGAATCAGAGAGCTGAAAATGAAAGCTTGAAGAGATTGAAG GTCGATTTGCTGTCAAGGCAGACACCACACATAATTAGAGCTGCAGTTAAAGCTGAGGAAATCCATTCACTTACATCAAAGCAAATAAACTTATCACATTCGATGAGTCAGTTAACTGCAGCATGCAATAAACTCGAGACATTTTCGTCAGATGCAACCTTCCAGAAACAAGAAGATGGAGATAGTAAGTCCGGGTTTATGCTACCGGACCTAAATGTAGCCGTGGAAGATTACTCAGGCACCGATATATTATGTGGAATAAGCTGA